The region CGTCCCAGAGGTTGATGGTATAAAACTACACGGAGCTCAGCACAAGTATAAAGAAACAATACTTTTCTTCCCAAAACAGGGACAGACCTGCCATGCTTACTGTTCATTCTGTTTCAGATGGCCACAGTTTGTAGGTATAAATGAGCTTAAGTTTGCTATGAAAGAGGTTGATGTTCTTATTGAGTATATAAAGAGAAACCCTGAGATAACAGATATTCTTTTCACAGGTGGTGATCCTCTCATAATGAAAACATCAGTTCTGAAAAGCTATATACAGCCTGTTCTTGAGGCCAATATACCACATCTGAAGACGATAAGAATAGGGACAAAATCATTAGGATTCTGGCCTTACAGATTTACTGAGGATGAAGATGCCCAGGAACTTCTTGATCTCTTCAGACAGATAGTTGATAGGGGATACCATCTTGCATTTATGGCACATTTCAACCATTACAAGGAGCTCAGAACCGATGTTGTAAGGGAAGCTGTTGATAAAATTCTTGAAACAGGAGCTGTGATAAGAACTCAGTCTCCTGTTCTGAGACATATAAATGACAGCTCTGAAGTATGGGCTACAATGTGGAAAGAGCAGGTAAGTATGGGGATGATACCTTACTATATGTTTATGGCGAGGGATACAGGAGCCCAGCATTACTTTGGAGTACCACTTGTGAGAGCATGGAATATATTTAGAGATGCATACAAGAAAACGAGCGGACTTGCAAGAACTGTTAAAGGACCTTCAATGTCTGCAACACCTGGGAAGGTGAGAATACTTGGTGTTTCTGAGATATTTGGTGAGAAGGTTATGGTTCTTGATTTCTTACAGGGTAGAAATCCTGACTGGGTAGGAAAGCCTTTCTTTGCAAAGTATGATGAGAACGCCATGTGGCTTGACGAACTTGAGCCAGTAGAAGGTGAGGAGTTTTTCTACGAGAAAGAGCTTAGAGAAATGTTAAAATTAGAAGAAGAAAAAGTTTAGTAGAGGTAAGAACTTGGAACATAGAGGAATTATAATCTTAGATTTTGGTTCACAGTACACACAGCTTATAGCAAGAAGGATAAGGGAGTTACATATATTCAGTGAGATACTCCCTTTTAATGCATCTGTAGAAGAGATAATGAGTCATAATCCTAAAGGAATTATATTCTCAGGTGGTCCTGCATCTGTTTACCATCCTGACGCACCAAAACCTGATGAGAGGGTTTTTGATCTTGGACTTCCCATACTGGGAATATGCTACGGTCTACAGCTCATAACTCACCATTTTGGCGGTGAGGTTGTTAAGGCTGAGAGACACGAGTACGGAAGGGCTGAGCTTGAGATACTGGATCATTCTGATCTTTTCAAGGATATACCAAATGAGATACATGTCTGGATGTCTCACGGTGATAGGGTTACAAAGCTCCCTGAAGGTTTTGAGCCTATAGCAAGAACCTATAACGCACCTTTTGCAGCTATAAGAAACAGAGAAAAGAAGATATGGGGTGTACAGTTCCATCCGGAGGTTGCACATACATACCTTGGTAAGGATATACTTAAAAATTTTGCTGTTCAGATCTGTGGTTGCAGTCAGGACTGGACGATGGGAAGCTTCCTTATGGAAAAGGAAGTTGAGATAAGAAAGATGGTTGGAGATAAAAAGGCTATATGTGCCCTTTCGGGAGGAGTGGACTCATCAGTCGCTGCAGTTCTTGTTCACAACGCAATAGGGGATAATCTCACATGTATCTTTGTTGATAACGGACTTTTAAGAAAAGGTGAGAGGGAAAAGGTAGAGAAAACATTCAGGGATCATTTCCATATTCCTCTTATCGTTGTTGATGCGAGGGAGAGATTTTTAGAGGCTTTAAAAGGTGTTACAGATCCTGAACAGAAAAGAAAGATAATAGGAAATCTTTTTATTGAGATATTTGAGGAAGAGGCAAAAAAGATACCTGATGTTGAGTTCCTCGTTCAGGGGACACTTTACCCTGATGTTATTGAGAGTGTTTCTGTAAAAGGTCCATCAGCAGTTATAAAGACACACCATAATGTAGGTGGACTTCCTGAAAAGATGAATCTGAAGCTTATTGAGCCTTTAAGAGAGCTTTTCAAGGATGAGGTTAGAGAGCTTGGTAAAGAGCTCGGTCTTCCAGATGAGATCATTTACAGACAGCCTTTCCCCGGACCTGGTCTTGCTATAAGGATAATAGGTGAGGTAAATAAGGAAGATCTTGAGATACTCAGGGAGGCTGATGCTATAGTTGTTGAGGAGGTTAAAAAGGCTGGTCTTTACAGACAGCTCTGGCAGTCATTTGCCGTTCTTCTCCCTGTTCTTACTGTTGGGGTTATGGGAGATTACAGAACGTATGAAAAGGTTATAGCTGTGAGAGCAGTCGAATCAACAGATGGTATGACAGCAGACTGGGCGAGACTTCCTTACGATCTCCTTGACAGAATTATGAGAAGAATTATAAATGAAGTAAAGGGTGTTAACAGGGTTGTTTATGATATTACATCAAAGCCACCTGGAACTATAGAGTGGGAGTGATGAAAAGGGTTTTAAAGGGAAATATCAGGTTTACAAAGCCTGTTGTTGAGAAGCTTCTTGATATACATTATGTTGTTGAGAACGAGGGAAGGGAGATCTTAAAGCACAGATTTTTAATCCTCTCCTATGATGAGTTTGACAAAGATCTAAAAAAGATAATAGATGAGATAGATGAGAATATAAAGCTTGCTGTTGTTGAACAGGTTGCCCTTGTTAACTTTGGTGATGAGGATATACACAGGAATCTTGAGACAGAGATATTTTATGATGATAAATGGATTGAGAAACACAATCCTGACTACATCAATTTTGAGGACTGGATCATCCAGTTTATAGACAGGGCTATATTTGAAGGAAAGAGATGTAAGGAATGAATCTGTTTATAACAGGTATAGGTTCAGGTCTCGGAAAAGCTTTAGTAAAGGTTTTTCTTGAAGAGGGATACAGTGTTTACGCCCTCAGCAGACATCTTCCTGAAGAGTTCAGAGGAAAGATAAGATTTTCATACTGCGATCTTCTCTCCCTTGAAAGTATCTATCCTGCTGTTGACAGTATATTAAATACTGTTAAAAGTATTGATTTTGTCATACTGAATGCAGGTCTTTTAACTGAGCTTAAGGATATACATGACACACCGATCTATGAGATGAACCGGATGATGGATATTAATGTCTGGGCTAACAAGGTGATACTTGATTATTTCATAGATAAAAACATAAAAGTAAATCAGATTGTAGCAATATCCTCAGGAGCATCAGTTAACGGAAATAGAGGATGGCACGGCTACTCAATATCAAAGGCTGCTCTTAATATGCTTATAAAACTTTACTCAAGGGAGATGGAAGAGACACATCTTATATCACTTGCACCTGGGCTTATACTTACGCCAATGCTTGAAAAGTTTGTCCTTTCAGCAGATGAGAAAAAATTCCCATCAGTCAAAAGGATAAAAGAGTCACCAAAGATGAGTCCTGAAGAGGCTGCTCACAGGATTTACAGACTTTTACCTGAACTCAGAAGGTTTCAGTCAGGTTCGTACATAGATATCAGAAAGATATAGCCCTTCTGGTCAAATCACTTCCTCACCCTATAATTAAAAATAAAGAGAGTACGGTATGGAAGATATTACAGGGAAAATTTTAGAAACAGACAGGGAAGCTTACAGGATTTTAAAGGAAGCTGAGGAAAAGTATGAGGAGATAGTTAAAAAGGCTGAGGAGGATAGTGAAAAGATACTCCAGAATTACAGAAATAAGATAGAAAAACAGAAAACAGAGCTTGAAAAAAGGTTTTTAGAGGAGATAGAAAGGGAAAGATCGGAGAAAGAGAGGGAACTGGAGGGAAAATTAAAGAAAATAAGAGAGGATTTTAAAAAAAACAGGGAGAAGATAGTATCAGAGATCCTTGGGATTATACAGGATGAGATATGCAGATAGCTAAACTACACAGATCTGTTTATATATCTTCAAAATCAAGAACATTAAAATCAAAGATACTCAGACCTGAATTTTTTGAACAGCTTTTAAGCTCAAAAACTGTTGGTGATATAAAAAGTTTCCTTCAGGGTACAGATTACGGAAGTTTTATCGGTGGTTTTGAGGATAGTGATATTTATGAAGGTCTTGAAGATTATTTTTATGATCTTTTCATAAAGGTTACAACAGGCTTAGGGAGGAGAGAGAAAGAACTTCTTTACCTTTTTTTTATAAAGAGGAGGGATATCATTAAACTGAAAGGTGAGATAAGAAAGGGAAAGGATTATGAGTTAAGATTGAGAAAGATAGATCTTTCCTATATAAAACAGCTAAAAGAGTCAGTAGGAAAGCTTCCAGTTTCAGAAAGGAGGGAGGCTAAATTTATTATTGGAAGCTTTTACGATTTACAGAATCTTATAACAGCTGTAAAACTGAGGATCATTTACAGATCACAGCCAGAGGATGTATATCCGTTTATACTTCCATTTGGTTATAAAACAGGATACAGACTGATATCTGAGATCCTATCATCAAGCTCTTTATCAGATGTATCACGTATACTGAAAGATATAATCGGGGAGTTCTCAGACTTTGTCTCTTTTAGAAAGGCAGTTTACAGATACCATATAGATCAGATAAATAAAGTCTGGTATGGATATCCATTTAAGTTCTCAATTCCTTTCGCCCTTTTAAGACTTAAGGAGATAGAGATAAAAAATATAAAGGCTGTTTATGAGGGGAAAAAGTTCAGGATGCCAGATGAAGAGATAAAAAAGATGCTTGTAGGTGTGTAAGTATGCTTTTCCCTGAAAAAATGCTTTATGTAAGGGTTAAGATTCCAAAGGATAAGGTTGATGAGGAGATACAGAATATAGGGAAGGCTTCAGTTTTGCATATTGATCAGAGGAAGGGGAAGAGGGTTTATCTTGAGGAGGAGAAAAGGGTAAGTTACCTTTACAACCTTTCTGAGAAGTGTATAGATATACTCAGGCTAAAAAAGGAGGAGAAGGTAATTGTAAGCAGACCTTTATCACTGGAAGATATAGAAAGGGAGCTTATGGTCATAAGTTCTGAGATAGACACTATCTCAAATCTTGATAAGGAGGTTGGAAGGGAGATACAGATACTTGAAAAGGTCCGTATGGTTGAAAGATCTCTCTCAGATACTCTCAATCTGATAAAACTTGCACAGGAACTGAAGATCATAAAAATATCAGCCGGTATTATACCTGTTGAGAATCTTGAGCCTGCCGTTTTATCTGTTAAGGAGTATGGAGGTTTTGCTGTATCAAAGGTAGTTTCTGAGGGTAGCTGTGTTATTGTTATTCTGTATACAGAGGATATAAAAGATCATATAGACAGAATCCTTGATAAAAACAGGGTTGAGGTTCTTCCTGTAGAGTACTTCTCCAAGAAGAAGGAGGATGAGATATCTGGGAAGT is a window of Persephonella marina EX-H1 DNA encoding:
- a CDS encoding KamA family radical SAM protein — its product is MRYRSYTVKNFRTIPQVEKYLTEKQKFDIEVVGQVFPFKVNNYVIDQLINWEDPLNDPIFRLTFPQKDMLFPEHYELIARLLKNGEPQEKIREEANRIRMELNPHPAGQKYNVPEVDGIKLHGAQHKYKETILFFPKQGQTCHAYCSFCFRWPQFVGINELKFAMKEVDVLIEYIKRNPEITDILFTGGDPLIMKTSVLKSYIQPVLEANIPHLKTIRIGTKSLGFWPYRFTEDEDAQELLDLFRQIVDRGYHLAFMAHFNHYKELRTDVVREAVDKILETGAVIRTQSPVLRHINDSSEVWATMWKEQVSMGMIPYYMFMARDTGAQHYFGVPLVRAWNIFRDAYKKTSGLARTVKGPSMSATPGKVRILGVSEIFGEKVMVLDFLQGRNPDWVGKPFFAKYDENAMWLDELEPVEGEEFFYEKELREMLKLEEEKV
- the guaA gene encoding glutamine-hydrolyzing GMP synthase; the encoded protein is MEHRGIIILDFGSQYTQLIARRIRELHIFSEILPFNASVEEIMSHNPKGIIFSGGPASVYHPDAPKPDERVFDLGLPILGICYGLQLITHHFGGEVVKAERHEYGRAELEILDHSDLFKDIPNEIHVWMSHGDRVTKLPEGFEPIARTYNAPFAAIRNREKKIWGVQFHPEVAHTYLGKDILKNFAVQICGCSQDWTMGSFLMEKEVEIRKMVGDKKAICALSGGVDSSVAAVLVHNAIGDNLTCIFVDNGLLRKGEREKVEKTFRDHFHIPLIVVDARERFLEALKGVTDPEQKRKIIGNLFIEIFEEEAKKIPDVEFLVQGTLYPDVIESVSVKGPSAVIKTHHNVGGLPEKMNLKLIEPLRELFKDEVRELGKELGLPDEIIYRQPFPGPGLAIRIIGEVNKEDLEILREADAIVVEEVKKAGLYRQLWQSFAVLLPVLTVGVMGDYRTYEKVIAVRAVESTDGMTADWARLPYDLLDRIMRRIINEVKGVNRVVYDITSKPPGTIEWE
- a CDS encoding SDR family NAD(P)-dependent oxidoreductase yields the protein MNLFITGIGSGLGKALVKVFLEEGYSVYALSRHLPEEFRGKIRFSYCDLLSLESIYPAVDSILNTVKSIDFVILNAGLLTELKDIHDTPIYEMNRMMDINVWANKVILDYFIDKNIKVNQIVAISSGASVNGNRGWHGYSISKAALNMLIKLYSREMEETHLISLAPGLILTPMLEKFVLSADEKKFPSVKRIKESPKMSPEEAAHRIYRLLPELRRFQSGSYIDIRKI
- a CDS encoding V0D/AC39 family V-type ATPase subunit, whose amino-acid sequence is MQIAKLHRSVYISSKSRTLKSKILRPEFFEQLLSSKTVGDIKSFLQGTDYGSFIGGFEDSDIYEGLEDYFYDLFIKVTTGLGRREKELLYLFFIKRRDIIKLKGEIRKGKDYELRLRKIDLSYIKQLKESVGKLPVSERREAKFIIGSFYDLQNLITAVKLRIIYRSQPEDVYPFILPFGYKTGYRLISEILSSSSLSDVSRILKDIIGEFSDFVSFRKAVYRYHIDQINKVWYGYPFKFSIPFALLRLKEIEIKNIKAVYEGKKFRMPDEEIKKMLVGV